From one Patescibacteria group bacterium genomic stretch:
- the secA gene encoding preprotein translocase subunit SecA, whose amino-acid sequence MSLLSKIFGDPNQRYLKKLQPILEKINSLEKELAKIPTEKIKEKTFEFKERLKKGETLDDLLPEAFALVREAAKRTIKMRHFDVQILGGIVLHRGQVAEMKTGEGKTLVATLPLYLNALEGKGCHLVTVNDYLARRDVEWMGPIYHCLGLSVGVLNHEKAYLYQPKEDGRTTNLGSGEELLEVPRQQAYQADLTYGTNHEFGFDYLRDNMVYDLADTVQRELNYAIIDEIDSILIDEARTPLIISSPAKESADLYYQLARLVEPLKENEDYNLDRKMRTVALTEKGQKKIIKSLGFDPWQMAGSSNPEEVRKGLELDHHITAALRAKALFKRDRDYVVKDGEIVIVDEFTGRLMFGRRYSEGLHQAIEAREHEIGRQTEVEVKKESKTLATITFQNYFRLYKKLAGMTGTAITEAEEFYKIYNLEVVVIPPNRPLIRVELPDRIYATEEAKFKAVVQEIKERYQRGQPVLVGTTSIEKNELLSDLLKREGIPHQVLNAKHHEKEAQIIAQAGKLKAVTVATNMAGRGVDIILGGNPPDLEEQKRVIALGGLHVIGTERHEARRIDNQLRGRAGRQGDPGSSQFFVSAEDDLMKIFGGERIKALMQTFNFPPDLPIENRLLSRSIEQAQKRVEGYNFDLRKHLLDYDDVLNKHREAIYRLRREILQEPEKTKARIFEMIKEEIEKIIAFHTSHDLEKKWDLREIGEVVSTIFPLPSDFKESFEKIRSQAGTREKDVKARELLFDYLFHLAQKNYEELEKRIGGEKLMRQIEKMIFLRSIDTCWIFHLETMENLKGGIGLRAYGQRDPLVEYKKEAYYKFHELLEAIRKQVVYSIFKISIERQSPSSQFQQPAIESRKKTGRNDPCPCGSGRKYKKCCYPKYG is encoded by the coding sequence ATGAGTCTTCTTTCAAAAATTTTCGGTGATCCTAATCAACGATATCTAAAAAAACTTCAACCGATTCTTGAGAAAATAAATTCTCTTGAGAAAGAGTTGGCGAAAATACCTACCGAGAAAATAAAAGAGAAAACTTTTGAGTTTAAAGAAAGATTAAAAAAAGGTGAGACGCTTGACGATCTTTTGCCAGAAGCTTTTGCCTTGGTCAGAGAAGCAGCAAAAAGAACAATAAAAATGCGTCATTTTGATGTCCAAATTTTGGGCGGTATTGTTCTTCATCGTGGTCAAGTGGCGGAAATGAAAACCGGCGAGGGAAAAACTTTAGTCGCCACCTTGCCATTGTATTTAAATGCTTTAGAAGGAAAAGGCTGTCATCTTGTCACTGTTAATGATTATCTCGCCCGGCGTGATGTCGAATGGATGGGGCCAATTTATCATTGTTTAGGTTTATCGGTCGGTGTCTTAAATCATGAAAAAGCCTATCTTTATCAGCCAAAAGAAGACGGGAGAACAACCAATTTGGGCAGTGGTGAGGAGTTATTAGAAGTACCAAGACAACAGGCCTATCAAGCTGACCTTACTTACGGTACCAACCACGAATTTGGTTTTGATTATTTACGTGACAATATGGTTTATGATCTAGCAGATACGGTTCAGCGGGAACTAAATTATGCTATTATTGATGAGATTGATTCAATTCTGATTGATGAAGCGAGAACGCCTTTAATTATTTCTAGTCCGGCCAAAGAATCGGCTGACCTTTATTATCAATTGGCTCGTCTGGTTGAACCGTTAAAAGAAAATGAAGATTACAATCTTGATAGAAAAATGAGGACAGTAGCGTTAACGGAAAAAGGACAGAAAAAAATTATTAAGTCCTTAGGTTTTGATCCTTGGCAAATGGCTGGTAGTTCAAATCCAGAGGAGGTGAGAAAGGGTTTGGAATTGGATCATCATATTACAGCCGCCCTACGGGCGAAGGCTTTGTTCAAAAGGGACAGAGACTATGTCGTTAAAGATGGTGAAATTGTCATTGTTGACGAATTTACTGGTCGTTTAATGTTTGGTCGTCGATACTCAGAGGGACTTCACCAGGCCATTGAAGCAAGAGAACATGAGATTGGTCGTCAAACCGAGGTAGAAGTCAAAAAAGAATCGAAAACTTTAGCCACTATTACTTTTCAAAATTATTTTCGACTTTATAAAAAACTAGCTGGTATGACTGGCACAGCTATAACCGAAGCTGAAGAATTTTATAAAATTTATAATTTAGAAGTAGTCGTTATTCCTCCCAATCGACCGTTAATTCGTGTCGAACTGCCTGATCGCATTTACGCTACCGAAGAGGCGAAATTCAAAGCAGTGGTTCAGGAAATAAAAGAACGTTATCAAAGAGGCCAGCCAGTTTTAGTGGGAACGACCTCCATTGAAAAGAATGAATTACTTTCTGATCTCTTAAAAAGAGAAGGTATTCCTCATCAGGTTTTAAATGCCAAACACCACGAGAAAGAAGCTCAAATTATTGCTCAAGCTGGAAAATTGAAAGCAGTAACAGTGGCAACTAATATGGCTGGCCGTGGTGTTGATATTATTCTCGGCGGTAATCCACCAGATTTAGAAGAACAAAAAAGAGTCATTGCTTTAGGCGGGCTTCATGTCATTGGTACTGAAAGACACGAAGCAAGACGAATTGACAATCAGCTTCGTGGTCGAGCTGGTCGTCAAGGTGATCCTGGCTCTTCTCAATTTTTTGTTTCAGCAGAAGATGATTTAATGAAAATTTTTGGTGGCGAACGAATCAAGGCTTTAATGCAGACTTTTAATTTCCCCCCAGATTTGCCAATAGAGAATCGATTACTGTCTCGTTCTATTGAGCAGGCACAAAAAAGGGTCGAAGGTTATAACTTCGATTTGCGCAAACACCTTTTAGATTATGATGATGTTTTAAACAAACATCGTGAAGCAATCTATCGTCTAAGGAGAGAAATTTTACAAGAACCAGAAAAAACCAAAGCAAGGATTTTTGAAATGATTAAAGAGGAAATTGAAAAAATTATTGCCTTTCACACTAGTCATGATTTAGAAAAAAAATGGGACCTCAGGGAAATCGGTGAGGTTGTTTCGACTATTTTTCCTTTACCCTCTGACTTTAAAGAAAGTTTCGAAAAAATAAGAAGTCAGGCCGGCACTCGTGAAAAAGATGTTAAAGCGAGAGAACTTCTTTTTGATTACCTTTTCCATTTAGCTCAAAAGAATTACGAGGAGTTAGAAAAGAGGATTGGCGGAGAGAAATTAATGCGACAAATTGAAAAAATGATTTTTTTAAGGTCAATTGATACCTGTTGGATTTTTCATTTAGAAACGATGGAAAATTTAAAAGGTGGTATTGGTCTGCGTGCCTATGGTCAACGAGATCCACTGGTAGAATATAAAAAAGAAGCTTATTATAAATTCCATGAACTTTTAGAAGCCATTCGTAAACAAGTTGTTTATTCAATTTTTAAAATTTCGATAGAAAGACAGTCGCCGAGCTCTCAGTTTCAACAGCCAGCCATTGAAAGCAGAAAAAAAACTGGTAGAAACGATCCCTGTCCTTGCGGTAGTGGTAGGAAGTATAAAAAGTGTTGTTATCCAAAATATGGCTAA
- the secD gene encoding protein translocase subunit SecD, producing MNKPWTAFILILLLVLLALLVDIPRLPKWLPFNEWLTKQKIHLGLDLQGGTQLVYLTETDNIPPQDRVSAVEGGRDVIERRVNIFGIAEPIIQTAKAGEEWKIIVELPGIKNVKEAIKMIGETPILEFKEQQKKELTEEEKKEIEKYNQEAKKKAEEILQKALQPQADFARLAREYSEDAGSKERGGDLGWFGKGTMVPEFEEAAFKLKKGEITKTLVKTQFGYHIIKKFDERTNEKGEPEILASHLLIKTISEAELTGEKWVYTGLSGKELKTAHLEFDQNTGEPMVALEFNEQGTKLFAEITKRNIGKPVAIFLDGYPISIPTVKEEIPSGKAVITGKFTLKEAKELSQRLRAGALPVPIKLIAQQNIGPSLGKVSIEKSFMAGLIGLLMVILFMIIFYRRLGLIASLSLIIYIILVLAIFKLLPVTLTLAGIAGFILSIGMAVDANVLIFERIKDEERLGKTGLTLIEEGFRHAWSAIRDSNITTLIICFILYQFGTGLVRGFGLTLGLGVLTSMFTAIIVTKTLIRLTMH from the coding sequence ATGAATAAACCTTGGACAGCCTTTATTTTGATTTTACTCTTAGTCCTTTTGGCACTTTTGGTTGACATTCCCCGTTTGCCAAAATGGTTGCCCTTCAATGAATGGCTGACAAAACAAAAAATTCATTTAGGTTTAGATTTACAAGGTGGTACACAACTTGTTTATCTGACCGAAACTGATAACATTCCGCCTCAAGACCGAGTTTCTGCTGTTGAGGGCGGTCGTGATGTCATCGAACGAAGGGTTAATATTTTTGGTATTGCTGAACCTATTATCCAAACAGCCAAAGCCGGTGAGGAATGGAAAATTATTGTCGAATTACCTGGCATCAAAAATGTTAAAGAAGCCATTAAAATGATTGGTGAAACACCAATTTTAGAATTTAAAGAACAACAAAAGAAAGAATTGACTGAAGAAGAAAAAAAAGAAATTGAAAAATATAATCAAGAAGCAAAAAAGAAAGCCGAAGAGATTTTACAAAAAGCTCTTCAGCCTCAAGCTGATTTTGCTCGTTTAGCCAGAGAATATTCTGAGGATGCCGGTTCTAAAGAGCGGGGGGGTGATTTAGGCTGGTTTGGTAAAGGAACAATGGTTCCGGAATTTGAGGAGGCGGCTTTTAAATTAAAAAAGGGTGAAATAACAAAAACATTAGTCAAAACACAATTTGGTTATCATATTATTAAAAAATTTGATGAGCGAACCAATGAAAAAGGAGAACCAGAAATTTTAGCCAGTCATCTTTTAATTAAGACAATTTCAGAGGCAGAACTAACCGGCGAAAAATGGGTTTATACTGGCCTGTCGGGTAAGGAATTAAAGACGGCCCATTTAGAATTTGATCAAAATACGGGCGAGCCAATGGTTGCTTTAGAATTTAACGAGCAGGGGACAAAACTCTTTGCCGAAATTACCAAAAGAAATATCGGTAAACCAGTAGCAATTTTTCTTGATGGTTATCCGATCAGTATTCCCACTGTTAAAGAAGAAATTCCATCAGGCAAAGCAGTCATTACTGGGAAATTTACTCTCAAAGAGGCGAAAGAGTTATCTCAGAGATTAAGAGCTGGCGCTTTGCCCGTTCCGATTAAATTAATTGCTCAACAAAACATTGGCCCTTCTTTAGGTAAAGTTTCGATTGAAAAAAGCTTTATGGCCGGCTTAATTGGCTTGCTGATGGTGATTTTATTTATGATTATTTTTTATCGACGCTTAGGTCTTATTGCTTCTCTTTCTTTAATTATTTATATCATTTTAGTACTAGCCATTTTTAAATTATTACCAGTGACTCTAACCTTAGCGGGAATTGCTGGCTTTATTTTGTCCATTGGGATGGCCGTTGATGCAAATGTTTTGATTTTTGAAAGAATAAAAGATGAAGAAAGATTAGGAAAGACTGGTTTAACTCTTATTGAGGAAGGATTCCGCCACGCTTGGTCAGCCATCCGCGATTCAAATATTACGACTTTAATTATTTGTTTTATTCTTTACCAATTTGGTACAGGCTTAGTACGTGGTTTTGGTTTAACCTTAGGGCTAGGCGTCTTGACGAGTATGTTTACGGCGATTATTGTAACAAAGACCTTGATTAGGTTAACAATGCATTAA
- the secF gene encoding protein translocase subunit SecF, producing the protein MYNIIGQRKIFFAISGGLIGLSVLFLILFGLKPGIDFTGGTMMEIKYRKEMPSSEEIKEKIKEFDLGEVIIQPTHDQTFVLRFKEVDEETHQKILKKLGQPEEIRFESIGPIIGRELINKARWAVILAVIAILIYIAWAFRRLSKIIKRGESWRYGAGAILALIHDVLVMLGVFAFLGRFRNVEINTPFIIAILTVLGYSVNDTIVIYDRIRENFLFHPNEKFEITINRSLNETIIRSLNTTITTLLALLAIFFFGGETIRYFVLAMMVGIATGAWSSISIAAPFLLFKRK; encoded by the coding sequence ATGTATAATATTATCGGTCAAAGAAAAATTTTCTTTGCTATCTCTGGTGGGTTGATTGGTCTCTCAGTTTTATTCTTGATTCTTTTTGGTTTAAAACCAGGTATTGATTTTACTGGCGGGACAATGATGGAAATAAAATATCGAAAAGAAATGCCATCGTCCGAAGAGATTAAAGAAAAAATTAAAGAGTTTGATTTAGGTGAAGTTATTATTCAGCCCACCCACGACCAAACTTTTGTCTTGAGATTCAAAGAGGTTGACGAAGAGACGCATCAAAAAATATTAAAAAAACTCGGTCAACCCGAAGAAATTCGTTTTGAATCAATTGGTCCAATTATTGGTCGCGAGTTAATCAATAAAGCAAGATGGGCAGTCATTTTGGCTGTTATAGCTATTCTTATCTATATTGCTTGGGCCTTTCGTCGACTTTCAAAAATTATTAAGAGAGGCGAATCATGGCGTTATGGAGCCGGAGCAATTTTAGCCCTGATTCATGATGTTTTGGTAATGCTTGGTGTTTTTGCCTTTCTTGGTCGTTTTCGGAATGTGGAAATAAACACTCCTTTTATTATTGCTATCTTAACGGTGCTTGGTTATTCAGTAAATGATACGATTGTCATCTACGATCGAATTAGAGAAAATTTTCTTTTCCATCCCAATGAGAAATTTGAAATAACAATTAATCGCAGTCTGAACGAGACGATCATTCGATCATTAAATACAACAATCACTACCCTATTAGCTCTACTCGCTATTTTCTTTTTTGGTGGAGAAACGATTAGATATTTTGTTTTAGCGATGATGGTTGGTATTGCCACTGGTGCCTGGTCTTCAATTTCTATCGCCGCCCCATTTTTATTATTTAAGAGAAAATAA
- a CDS encoding glycosyltransferase: MKIALVTDLLTQLGGAEKVLEVLHEIYPEAPVYTLVYDEKKTKNRFSAYQIKTSFLQKLPLAKNFYRWYLPLMPRAIEKFDFHGYDFVFSICSAFTKGVIVPPKTKSICYLLTPTRYLWVEPEEYLRNLRGLENLARFFLPKVLDYLRKWDLTAIKRPNYLIAISQFIKKRIEKHYQRTPDAVIYSPVEVDRFFISKEIDRYFLIISRPRYYKRVDLVIQAFNKLKIPLKIIGMTREEGKNLCPEIKSNIEFLGYLSEEEKAQYLAHCQALIHPQEEDFGITAVEAMASGRPVIAYRAGGALETVIENETGQFFDEQTWEALADTVIRFKPEEFNPEKIRTHSQKFSKEIFKEKIKNFINNL, from the coding sequence ATGAAAATTGCTTTAGTTACCGACCTGCTAACCCAGTTAGGTGGAGCTGAAAAAGTTTTAGAGGTGCTTCACGAGATTTATCCGGAAGCACCTGTTTATACTTTGGTTTATGATGAGAAAAAAACAAAGAACAGATTCTCTGCCTATCAAATCAAAACTTCTTTTTTACAAAAATTACCTTTAGCAAAAAACTTTTATCGCTGGTATTTACCATTAATGCCACGAGCGATTGAAAAATTTGATTTTCACGGTTATGATTTTGTTTTTTCTATCTGCTCGGCTTTTACTAAAGGCGTGATTGTGCCACCAAAAACAAAATCTATCTGTTATTTATTAACACCGACTCGCTATCTCTGGGTTGAGCCCGAAGAATATCTTCGAAATTTAAGAGGTCTGGAAAATTTAGCCAGATTTTTTTTACCGAAAGTTTTAGATTATTTAAGAAAATGGGATTTGACAGCGATCAAAAGGCCAAACTATCTCATTGCCATTTCTCAATTTATCAAAAAACGGATTGAAAAACATTACCAGCGTACGCCTGACGCCGTCATTTATTCACCAGTTGAAGTTGATCGTTTTTTTATTTCGAAAGAAATTGATCGTTATTTTTTAATCATCTCTCGACCAAGATATTATAAGAGAGTTGACTTGGTTATTCAGGCCTTTAATAAATTGAAAATTCCTTTAAAAATTATTGGTATGACCAGGGAAGAGGGGAAAAATCTTTGTCCAGAGATTAAATCTAATATTGAATTTTTGGGCTATCTTTCCGAAGAAGAAAAAGCTCAATATCTTGCTCATTGTCAGGCTTTAATTCATCCTCAAGAAGAAGATTTTGGCATTACTGCTGTGGAGGCGATGGCCTCGGGCCGACCAGTCATTGCTTACCGCGCTGGTGGTGCTTTAGAAACGGTTATTGAAAATGAAACTGGTCAGTTTTTTGACGAACAAACATGGGAAGCTTTGGCTGATACCGTTATTCGTTTCAAACCCGAAGAATTTAATCCAGAAAAAATTCGCACTCACAGCCAAAAATTTTCTAAAGAAATATTTAAAGAAAAAATTAAGAACTTTATCAATAACTTATGA
- a CDS encoding glycosyltransferase family 4 protein, translated as MNILVDIRSLLDRPYTGVAQYTMNFLKQTLSQDSENQYFLFYNSAKLKNIDLPKLDFPNLKIIDFHWPNKIFNFLLWLFQWPKIDRLVEKRIGQKIDEIFCPNFNFFAFSRRKKITLVVHDLSFEIYPHFFTFRQRLWHKLIKPKKICQRAEKIITHSENTKNDLIKFYQIPPDKIKVEKPPINPEFKKIEKNDRQLFKVKKKYQLPTDFILYLGCLEPRKNLETLIYALASLLDSRLPVLDFGLIVAGCGREKKKLEKLTKDLKIEERVKFLGYLPEVDKYLLYHLAKVFVYPSFYEGYGYPVVEALACGTPVITSHSSSLTEIENEKIIFVNPYDLNDLIKAIKTSVKLKP; from the coding sequence ATGAATATTCTCGTCGACATTCGCTCACTTCTGGATAGGCCCTATACCGGCGTGGCTCAATATACGATGAATTTTTTGAAGCAGACCTTAAGCCAAGACTCAGAAAATCAGTATTTTCTTTTTTATAATTCGGCTAAATTGAAAAATATTGATTTACCCAAATTGGACTTTCCTAATCTCAAAATTATAGATTTTCATTGGCCAAATAAAATTTTTAATTTTCTACTTTGGCTTTTTCAATGGCCGAAAATCGACCGATTGGTAGAAAAAAGAATCGGCCAAAAAATTGACGAAATTTTTTGTCCAAACTTTAATTTTTTTGCTTTTTCAAGAAGAAAAAAAATCACGCTTGTTGTTCATGACTTATCTTTTGAGATTTATCCCCATTTTTTTACTTTTAGACAACGTCTTTGGCATAAATTAATTAAACCAAAGAAAATTTGTCAAAGAGCGGAAAAAATTATTACCCATTCGGAAAATACTAAAAATGATTTAATTAAATTTTATCAAATACCACCCGACAAGATTAAAGTAGAAAAACCGCCCATCAACCCTGAATTTAAAAAAATAGAAAAAAATGATCGGCAACTTTTTAAAGTCAAAAAGAAATATCAATTACCGACTGACTTTATTTTATATCTTGGTTGTCTTGAGCCCCGTAAAAACCTTGAAACTTTAATCTATGCCCTTGCTTCTCTTTTAGATTCTAGATTGCCAGTTCTAGATTTCGGTCTTATTGTTGCCGGTTGTGGCAGAGAGAAGAAAAAATTGGAAAAATTAACGAAGGATTTGAAAATAGAAGAAAGGGTAAAATTTCTTGGCTATCTTCCAGAAGTGGATAAATATCTTTTGTATCATTTAGCTAAAGTTTTTGTTTACCCATCTTTTTATGAAGGCTATGGCTATCCGGTTGTTGAGGCTTTGGCTTGTGGGACGCCAGTGATTACTAGCCATTCTTCTTCTTTGACCGAAATTGAAAATGAGAAAATTATTTTTGTTAATCCATACGATTTAAATGATTTAATTAAAGCAATAAAAACTAGTGTCAAATTAAAGCCATGA
- the polX gene encoding DNA polymerase/3'-5' exonuclease PolX — translation MTNQELAKIFYEIAHYLEMEGVAFKPYAYERAALTLETLEDDVAEIYKRGGIEALKEISGIGESIAEKIKEYLATGKIKYYQELKKKIPVNLEELMAVEGLGPKKIKVLYKKLGIKNLQDLEKMAKSHRIAPLFGFGEKTEKNILEGIAFLKRSKGRFLLGDIFPHLQEIYEKLKNLKVVEKIDVAGSVRRMKETIGDVDFLVISKKPEKVMDFFVSLPGVVKIWGKGKTKASVRMKKGFDMDIRVLPKKSYGAALQYFTGSKEHNIALRKVALEKGLKLSEYGLFKGSKMIAGENEEEIYQALNMEWIPPEMRENQGEIEAALAHRLPKVINYKDIKGDLHLHSKWDGGADTIEELALAAQKIGYQYIGIADHTKFLRIEHGLDEKKLIAQHREIEKLNSKFNPSATRKNPKFYILHGCEANIMADGSIDIKDEVLKKLDFVVAGIHSHFKMSKEKMTERIIKAMKNPNVDIISHPTGRIIQRRDEYQIDFEKILKVAKETGTILEINSYPERLDLNDKNIKRAKEVGVKMVINTDSHYHDQMRFIKYGIAQARRGWAEKEEIINTQPLEKLLKFFK, via the coding sequence ATGACCAATCAAGAGTTAGCCAAAATTTTTTATGAAATTGCTCATTATTTAGAAATGGAAGGGGTAGCTTTTAAACCTTATGCCTACGAAAGAGCAGCCTTGACTTTAGAAACCTTAGAAGATGACGTGGCAGAAATTTACAAAAGAGGAGGCATTGAGGCCTTAAAAGAAATTTCTGGTATTGGCGAAAGTATAGCTGAGAAAATTAAAGAATATTTAGCAACCGGGAAAATTAAATATTATCAAGAGTTAAAGAAAAAAATACCAGTTAACTTAGAAGAATTAATGGCTGTTGAAGGTTTAGGTCCAAAAAAGATCAAAGTTTTGTATAAAAAATTAGGCATTAAAAATCTTCAGGACCTAGAAAAGATGGCCAAGAGTCATCGCATTGCGCCACTTTTTGGTTTTGGTGAAAAAACAGAAAAAAATATTTTAGAGGGAATTGCCTTTTTAAAAAGAAGCAAGGGGAGATTTTTGCTTGGTGACATTTTTCCCCATCTTCAAGAAATTTATGAAAAATTAAAAAATTTAAAAGTAGTCGAGAAAATTGACGTGGCTGGTTCAGTAAGAAGAATGAAAGAGACGATAGGCGACGTTGATTTTTTAGTCATTTCAAAAAAGCCCGAGAAAGTAATGGACTTCTTTGTTTCCCTGCCAGGTGTAGTTAAAATTTGGGGTAAAGGTAAGACGAAAGCTTCAGTGAGAATGAAAAAGGGATTTGATATGGATATTCGTGTCTTGCCAAAAAAAAGTTATGGAGCCGCGCTTCAATACTTTACTGGGTCCAAGGAACATAACATTGCCCTAAGAAAAGTTGCTTTAGAAAAGGGGTTAAAACTTTCTGAGTATGGACTTTTTAAAGGTTCAAAAATGATAGCCGGAGAAAATGAGGAGGAAATTTATCAGGCCCTGAACATGGAATGGATTCCTCCAGAAATGAGAGAAAACCAAGGCGAAATTGAAGCGGCTTTAGCGCACCGTTTACCAAAGGTTATTAATTATAAAGATATTAAGGGCGACCTTCATCTTCATTCAAAATGGGATGGCGGAGCAGATACGATTGAAGAATTAGCCTTGGCTGCTCAAAAAATTGGTTATCAGTACATTGGCATTGCTGATCACACTAAATTTTTGAGAATTGAACATGGTTTAGACGAGAAGAAATTAATAGCCCAACATCGAGAAATTGAAAAATTAAATTCAAAATTCAATCCATCGGCCACTAGAAAAAATCCAAAATTCTATATTTTACACGGCTGTGAGGCAAATATCATGGCCGATGGGTCAATTGATATTAAAGATGAGGTTTTGAAAAAATTGGATTTTGTCGTAGCCGGCATTCATTCTCACTTCAAAATGTCAAAAGAAAAAATGACTGAAAGAATTATTAAAGCCATGAAAAATCCAAATGTTGATATTATTTCTCACCCAACTGGTCGAATTATTCAACGGCGCGATGAATATCAAATTGATTTTGAAAAAATTTTGAAAGTAGCCAAAGAAACAGGCACAATTTTAGAAATAAATTCTTATCCCGAAAGATTAGATTTAAATGACAAAAATATTAAAAGAGCCAAAGAAGTAGGCGTCAAAATGGTTATCAACACCGATTCTCATTATCATGATCAAATGCGTTTTATTAAATACGGCATTGCCCAAGCCCGTCGTGGCTGGGCCGAAAAAGAAGAAATTATTAATACCCAACCACTAGAAAAATTATTAAAATTTTTTAAATAA
- a CDS encoding flavin reductase family protein: MRLTTLTNPRQTILLTCRAKGKDNIITLDWHTPLSFEPMLYAVSIGKTRFSLELIRVSGVFVINFISKDFEKEALWCGRRSGRDFDKFQEVGFHKEEAETIDCPIIREALGYLECQVEKEIEVGDHILFIARVTKYLLKRKEKRLFHLFEDKFTTTEEI, encoded by the coding sequence ATGCGTTTAACTACCTTAACCAATCCAAGGCAGACGATTCTTCTTACCTGTCGAGCCAAAGGAAAAGATAATATTATAACTCTTGACTGGCACACTCCTTTATCTTTTGAACCAATGCTTTATGCTGTTTCCATTGGCAAAACAAGATTTTCTTTAGAATTAATTCGAGTCTCAGGCGTTTTTGTGATTAATTTCATTAGCAAAGATTTTGAAAAAGAGGCATTATGGTGTGGCAGAAGATCGGGCAGAGATTTTGATAAGTTTCAAGAAGTTGGTTTTCATAAAGAAGAAGCCGAAACGATCGATTGTCCGATCATTAGAGAAGCCTTAGGCTATTTGGAGTGCCAAGTCGAAAAAGAAATTGAAGTAGGGGATCATATTTTATTTATTGCCCGAGTGACTAAATATTTATTAAAGAGAAAAGAAAAACGCCTTTTTCACCTTTTTGAAGATAAATTTACGACCACCGAAGAGATATAA
- a CDS encoding glycosyltransferase family 4 protein, which produces MRIGIDARLYGISDRGIGRYTEKLIEYLEKIDSENEYFIFLRQDGFNKYQSKNYNFHKVLINIRPYSVKEQIIFPIRLYQYHLDLVHFPHFNVPIFYRKPFLITIHDLIISKFPESRRKATTLPYFLYQVKLIFYQLIIKNAVKLAKKIIVVSKATKKDVMEILKADPKKIEVIYEGVDLIKIQNSNFEIQNYILYVGAAYPHKNLERLLLAFKNLNISHLKLILVGKNDYFYQRLKKYSQKLGLNDQVIFKGEVSDEELANLYQNALFFIFPSLSEGFGLPGLEAMAYGTPVLASTLSSLPEIFGEAAYYFNPYDVEEIKRAMNKLLTDENLRKNLKEKGFKQIKKYSWQRMAEKILEIYKNIQS; this is translated from the coding sequence ATGAGAATTGGCATTGATGCTCGTCTATACGGAATTTCTGATCGTGGCATCGGTCGTTATACCGAAAAACTTATTGAATATTTAGAAAAAATTGATTCTGAAAATGAATATTTTATTTTTTTACGTCAAGATGGATTTAACAAGTATCAGTCAAAAAATTATAACTTCCACAAAGTTTTAATTAACATCCGACCTTATTCAGTCAAAGAGCAAATTATTTTTCCCATTCGACTTTATCAATATCATCTAGATTTAGTCCATTTTCCTCATTTTAATGTGCCAATTTTTTACCGAAAACCATTTCTTATCACTATTCATGATTTAATTATTTCTAAATTTCCAGAATCTCGACGAAAAGCTACAACTTTACCATACTTTCTTTATCAGGTCAAACTGATTTTTTATCAGTTAATTATAAAAAATGCCGTTAAATTAGCAAAAAAAATTATTGTCGTTTCCAAAGCAACCAAAAAAGATGTGATGGAAATTTTGAAAGCTGATCCAAAAAAAATTGAAGTTATCTACGAAGGGGTTGATTTAATCAAAATTCAAAATTCAAACTTCGAAATTCAAAATTATATTCTCTATGTTGGCGCCGCTTATCCTCATAAGAATTTAGAAAGACTGCTTCTTGCCTTTAAAAATCTAAACATTTCTCATCTCAAACTTATCTTGGTTGGTAAAAATGATTATTTTTATCAACGTTTAAAAAAATACAGTCAAAAGTTGGGCTTAAATGATCAAGTTATTTTTAAAGGTGAGGTGAGTGATGAAGAATTGGCTAATCTTTATCAAAATGCTTTATTTTTTATCTTTCCTTCACTAAGCGAAGGTTTTGGTTTGCCTGGCCTCGAAGCAATGGCCTATGGTACGCCAGTTTTAGCCTCTACCCTTTCCTCTTTACCAGAAATTTTCGGTGAGGCAGCTTATTATTTTAACCCTTATGATGTGGAAGAAATAAAAAGGGCGATGAACAAATTATTGACCGATGAAAATTTAAGAAAAAACTTGAAAGAAAAGGGATTTAAACAGATAAAAAAATATTCCTGGCAAAGGATGGCTGAAAAAATATTAGAAATTTATAAAAATATTCAATCATAA